The Euphorbia lathyris chromosome 2, ddEupLath1.1, whole genome shotgun sequence genome includes a window with the following:
- the LOC136218018 gene encoding BTB/POZ and TAZ domain-containing protein 3-like produces MASPDLDSSWLPAVGESLGGCFNLHVDGVNSAAVLHVLESPASSVSNNSSIPKPPPVSNNSSIPKPPPCPDKKFIRVNGCKRISECGFVPKEIQDTWDRLFREGYGADVYIVTDKKSYIPAHFNILSIASPVFQTLLEQSKVKKGVRYIKILGVPHEAVHVFIRFLYSSCFEEEEMKKFVLHLLVLSHSYSIPSLKRICVHFLEHSWLAKENVVDVLQLARTCDSPRLSFICVRMIVKDFKSISSTDGWKIMRRSNPELEQELLEFVVEADSREEERLRRIEEKKVYVQLNETMEALLHICRDGCRTIGPRDKVLKGGQIMCKFPACKGLENLVRHFSNCKTRVPGGCVHCKRMWQLLELHSRICNEPEACKVPLCRHFKEKMQQQTKKDESRWKLLVGKVIAAKGRLGPFSAYRMGL; encoded by the exons ATGGCTTCACCAGATCTTGATTCCTCCTGGCTACCTGCAGTTGGTGAATCTCTTGGTGGATGTTTCAATTTACATGTAGATGGAGTAAATTCTGCCGCTGTTTTACATGTGCTAGAATCTCCAGCCTCATCCGTGTCGAATAATAGTAGCATACCCAAACCACCTCCCGTGTCGAATAATAGTAGCATACCCAAACCACCTCCTTGTcctgataaaaaatttattcgAGTCAACGGTTGCAAAAGGATCTCAGAGTGTGGTTTTGTCCCAAAAGAGATTCAAGATACATGGGACAGGCTATTCAGGGAAGGATATGGTGCAGATGTATACATTGTTACCgataaaaaatcatatattcCAGCTCATTTTAATATCTTG AGTATAGCATCACCTGTTTTTCAGACTCTTCTGGAGCAATCAAAAGTTAAGAAAGGAGTAAGATACATCAAAATTCTTGGAGTACCTCATGAAGCTGTCCATGTGTTCATTCGCTTTTTATACTCATCCTG ctttgaagaagaagaaatgaagaagtTTGTTCTTCATTTACTGGTTTTGTCGCACTCATATTCAATCCCATCACTGAAAAGGATTTGTGTACACTTTCTGGAGCACAGTTGGCTTGCGAAAGAAAATGTAGTAGATGTGCTTCAGTTAGCAAGGACCTGTGATTCGCCACGGCTCTCCTTCATTTGTGTTCGTATGATTGTGAAGGATTTTAAATCTATATCATCCACTGATGGTTGGAAAATTATGAGACGCTCTAATCCTGAACTTGAACAAGAGCTTCTGGAGTTTGTAGTTGAAGCAGATTCT agagaagaagagaggtTGAGGAGAATCGAAGAGAAAAAGGTGTACGTGCAACTCAACGAGACAATGGAGGCCCTCCTTCACATATGCAGGGATGGCTGTAGGACAATTGGTCCTCGTGACAAAGTGCTGAAAGGTGGGCAGATCATGTGCAAATTTCCTGCTTGTAAAGGACTTGAGAATTTAGTACGACATTTCTCGAATTGCAAGACTCGGGTTCCTGGTGGATGTGTTCACTGCAAACGTATGTGGCAGCTCCTTGAACTGCATTCCCGTATATGCAATGAGCCAGAAGCTTGCAAGGTTCCACTTTGTAG GCATTTCAAGGAAAAAATGCAGCAGCAGACTAAAAAAGATGAATCTAGGTGGAAACTACTGGTTGGTAAAGTAATTGCAGCAAAGGGAAGACTCGGGCCGTTCTCAGCTTACCGTATGGGATTATGA